Below is a window of Tolypothrix bouteillei VB521301 DNA.
ATGTCAACAGTACAAGTATCTCCCAGCTATCGCCATAACAGGTTTAACTACACAAGATGAACACGCACGAGCTTTTAAGTCTGGGTTTGATGTATACACAGAAAAACCTCTAAACATTGATTTTTTAGCAAAAGTTATTGCTGAACTTGTTGAAAAATCCCCACTTCAATATCACTATTACGAGTATTAAGTAAGTGAAGCGCTTAGATTATTAAGTGAACTTGCAACCAAAATAGAAGGTAAGGAGACTGGTTACAAAGCTAATTCCTGTAGTCAATTGATTAAGGATGTCCTTGCGATCGTACACCTAATAAAAAAAGAGTAGGAGCACGTCCAGGACTGGCTCAACCGCCAATTCGCTTAAAGAGCGCGAATGATTACTCAATCCTGACTGTTGTTGGGTTGAGGACACAAAGCTTAACATCCTGCGACTGCTGAGTTTTATGAAGCTCAACTCAACCGACATATGTCTCAATCCGCGATCTGCTTGACTCAATATAAGGGCACATCAGACGATTTGTATCCACGAATCAGTATTTATGAAAGGATAACGGAAATGTGTACTCTAATTTTCTCGCGAATTGCATTCACGACTCTCTCCATATTCGCAACTCTCCCCGTATTTGCAGCTTCAGCCAACGATTGGTCTTATGAACTCCTCATACTCGAAGAGTATTGCGCTTCTGTGGGGAGAACAAAATCAGATGTACTCAGAGAACTCATCAGAACTCTGAAGACAAAGAAAAAGCCGTCCTAGAAGGACGGGGCTTTAAACCCATTCTTTCGGTAAAATCGGTAATTTTCAGGTGGAAAGGGAGCCCGTCATCCTTATTATTGGTTATATTTGCAGTACCAAAGTAACCAAGCATAATCTATGACTGATTTTTCTCCTAATGTAGCACCTCAGTATTTAGAAGGATTAGAAAATACACCTGATGAGGTAAAAGCAGCAATTCGCCTAGAAGCTCGCGAACCGGAAAGCGATCCAACTTTGGGAATACCTGTTACAGCGAACAGACAGGGGAAGCCAGCTCATCGTCTTGTCGCGATTGGCGACTCACTAACCCAAGGCTACCAAAGTGGAGCAATTTTTAATACGAGTTTGTCTTATCCCGCACTGATTGCCCGCGAACTTGGTTGTAGCGAGCAATTTCGCTATCCTAAATACGACAGTCCAGGGAACGGATTACCATTAAATCTAGAAAAGTTTGCGAGAGATTTGGGCAAACGCTTTCAGGTAGCTGATGGTATCAATGCAATAGACTTTGCTATGATACTGCCGTGGCTGAGAAATTATCTTGATGCCAACGAAAAGTATTGGGAAGGGTGGGCGAAAAATTCTCTTCAATCTCCAGAAAAGGGATTAATCAATCATAATTTAGCTATGTACGGTTGGGATTTACGGAATACACTTTCTCGCACAGCCAAAACTGCTCGAGATATTATTCTCAATAATCCTTTCAAGGATGATGATGAGTTCAACTCTTTAAAACAAGTTCCCGAACACGCTAACGAAATTGCTACGTTACGAGTTTTAGATACAGCAAGGGATAAAAATGGAGAAGCTTTAACTCCTCTCGGTGCAGCAAAAGCTTTGAGCCAAGAAGGAGATGGAATTGAAACTCTCATTGTTGCTATTGGAGCAAACAATGCTTTAGGTAGTATTTTAACGTTTAAAGCAGTTTGGTCTGAAGCAGACTCTTATACTGATATGAGCGTGAACGATCGCTTCACAGTATGGCAACCCAGTCATTTTAAAGCTGAGTTGGATCTGATTGTAGAACAGGTCAAGCAAATTAAAGCACGTCACGTCATTTGGGCAACAGTCCCTCACGTTACGATTCCACCCTTTGTAAAAGGTATCAATCCCTCACAAGTGGGGAAAAAAGCTTCCCCCGGTTCTCGTTATTACCCGTACTACGTTCCCGTGTGGTTGGATGAAAAAAGATTTGATGCCAAGCGTCATCCTCATCTCACTGCTAATCAAGCAAGAGCCATTGATAGTGCGATTGATAAATATAATGAATCTATAGTAGAAGCAGTGCGGCAAGGACGACGCGAAGGAAAAGATTGGTACGTATTCGAGATGGTTTCATTATTAGATCGGTTAGCATATAAGCGTTACTTGGTAGAAGAAGATCGGGCAAGTCGTCCAAGTTGGTGGACTCCGTATAATTTACCTCCTGCTTTGGAACAGCTTAATCCAAAACCCGATACGCGATTCTTGGTTTCTGATGCCAAAGGAAGACATCAAGGCGGATTATTCTCGTTAGATGGCATACATCCCACCACAATTGGTTATGGTATCATGGCACAAGAAGTCATTAAAATTCTGGAACTAGCTGGGGTTGAGTTTTTTAACAGTCGAGGCGAAAAAAGATCTAGTCCAATTAAAATTAATTTTGCCCGTTTAATTCAGGAAGATTCTCTGATCTCCAAACCCCCAACCACCACAGCAGCCGTACTTGATTTTGCCGGTTGGTTGGATAGTATGACTGGTATTATGTCGCAAATGTATAAATCTAATGTGTAAAAAGGGATTGGGGATTGGGGAGTAAGAAGTGACAGTGAAACCTTTAGTGATAGTTGTTATAGGTGGCGGTGCGGCTGGCTTCTTTGGTGCGATCGCAGCAGCCCAAGCAAATCCAAAGGCTCAAGTGACTTTACTTGAAGCCAGTCGTCACCCTTTAAATAAAGTTTTGATCTCTGGTGGTGGACGTTGCAACGTCACTCACGCTTGTTTTGAACCATCAGGGTTAGTGCAAAATTATCCAAGAGGCGGAAAAGCACTGCTTGGTGCTTTTACCCGCTTTCAAGCTAAGGATACAGTAGCTTGGTTTGCCAATCGAGGAGTTCCTTTAAAAACTGAAGCAGATGGTAGGATGTTTCCCATCACCGATAGTTCGGAAACTATCGCCAATTGTTTAATGAAAACGGCAAAAACAGCTGGAGTAGACTTGCGTACCGGAGAAGCAGTTGCTTCTATTAACGCGGTTGGCGATCGCTTTAAAATTGCTCTCAAATCAGGGGAAAATTTGGAGTGCGATCGCTTGTTGTTGGCTACAGGAAGCAACCCAGTAGGTTACAGATTGGCTAAAGATTTGGGACATACTGTTGAACCACCAGTTCCTTCTTTGTTTACCTTCAATATCCGCGATGAAAACTTTAGAGAATTGGCTGGTGTCAGCGTTGAATCTGCACGTTTGTCCTTAACAGTACCAGACAAACCTGCCATAGAACAACTCGGACCGATATTAATCACTCATTGGGGTTTAAGCGGTCCTGCTGTCCTCAAACTTTCTGCTTGGGCTGCAAGAGCGTTACACTCTAACAACTACAAAGCCACTCTACATATCAATTGGCTACCTCATCTTAAGGCAGACGCAGTCCGACAACAAATTTTAGCGGTAAAAGATGAATGGGGGAAGCGGGCGATGTCCTTGCATCGCGGTGTGGACTTACCACATCGGCTTTGGCG
It encodes the following:
- a CDS encoding NAD(P)/FAD-dependent oxidoreductase, whose translation is MKPLVIVVIGGGAAGFFGAIAAAQANPKAQVTLLEASRHPLNKVLISGGGRCNVTHACFEPSGLVQNYPRGGKALLGAFTRFQAKDTVAWFANRGVPLKTEADGRMFPITDSSETIANCLMKTAKTAGVDLRTGEAVASINAVGDRFKIALKSGENLECDRLLLATGSNPVGYRLAKDLGHTVEPPVPSLFTFNIRDENFRELAGVSVESARLSLTVPDKPAIEQLGPILITHWGLSGPAVLKLSAWAARALHSNNYKATLHINWLPHLKADAVRQQILAVKDEWGKRAMSLHRGVDLPHRLWRYIISRIGIAPEMRWAELPSKKLNLLVQELTRGQFLIDGKGVFKEEFVTCGGVNLKEINFKTMESKLVPGLYFAGEILDIDGITGGFNFQSAWTTGYLAGQAIASIIE